TGAGAGGCTAGTTGGTAAAAGGGGTAAAAGACATAAAACTACGCCTAGGAACAGGACACAGAAAAGAAATGGACAGGTCGAGCGCAGACACATTCTTTCTTAGGCAAAAGCCTAGGAATCCCGCCTCGAACGTCGTAGCAGCGATGAAGCTggcgcacaatgcgaattgctcttCAAGGAAGGCGACATAGAACAGAGCCCATGTACAAACGTTCACCTTATGTTTTTTTTACCATGTGTACACACCTCGTGCTTCAAGGGTGAGCGTCACTTCATCGTCGCCGTCCGAGCAGATGAACAGTCCGCGGCTGCCGTCCACGGGGTCCATCCGAATCGTGGACGTAGGTGGTGGTCAGGAAGGGCCCTCTGCGAGCCCGTGGTCACGATTAAAGATTCATAAGCCTCAGTAGGCCATTCGGGCTGCAAACTCAAACATACGCGCCCTCTGGGAAAACAACAAAAGGGTATAGTGTAATACCGAAAACGATCCAACAGTTGGCCTGACACGTTCTTCATCACCTTACAGGTGTAATGCGAGCAAGACAGGGATAGAGACGATGCAAGCTGAAACACCAGGCGAATACCTTGCCGTAACGTTGACATCCAGTCTCCACGACCATTGATGTAGTACAGGAAGAAAGTATTGGAAGAATCTCGCCTCATACATCATTTATACGCGGAGAAGCAAAATTGAGCGACCTAGCTTAAACCGTTCTGCGACTGCAGCAGTATATAGCTACTTACGTCCGTACTAATTGCATATATTGTGTTTCCTTTCCTCGTTTATACAACCACCAGGTCCTATTGCGGGTCTTGCGTGCGGGACGGAACGCGACATGATGATTTagcttattaaggcaaaagcctatATGTCTTATGAGTCAAGAAGTTTTCGAGATTTGTCGAGACTTGAGGATACATCGCGAGACCTTGTCGGCGGCGCAACAAGTGTCAACGCGAGTGATAAAAAAAGACCAAGTAATAAACGTCGGTCAAAAATCACGTGATAATCAAGAGAATATGTGCGcctgcagtcggcgtaccaaaagtcacatgaccccAATGTAACATTACTCCATCAATGATGTTACCCTGCGACGTCATCTCGGGTCACAGATTGCcataatctgtgacgtcatgaggatgTCATCGCACggcatcgtcgcttcgtcaaaggtgggccgatcacgggggcagcgcaaaccacgtttggtgcagcagattcagggggaggggggaagatCAATACAATATACTCAGAGGGAAAAGATGAACATGGcattcgccttccagtcgtcttagacaaatgcaCAAAATACTTTTTACGTCAACATTGTATGAGAAGAATATAGCTAGGACACATCGGGTTACGTCATTGCGCTCACCCTTGACGAATACGTCCATGTTGGCGTCCCACTGCCAGGGGGTCTTCCGCCTCCTCCGCCCATGGTGCGGCGACACGTGATCTCGACGGGTGCGTCAGGCGGCACCACGTACAGGCCGCCGGGTCCCAGCACGTAGTCGGCTTTCACGCTGGTCACCAGCCGTCGCTCTGCGATACACAAATGCAAAGTGTAGCGTTGTACGCGCGCGCGTCCTTATATCCGCCTACCACCGCTACAGCAcgctgaaacacacacacacacacacacacacacacacacacacacacaatatatatatatatatatatacatatatatatatatatatattatatatatatatatatatatatatatatatatatatatatatatatatatataatataattgtGTGTGtgctgtactctctctctctctctctctctctctatatatatatatatatatatatatatagatagatagagagagagagagagagagagaggcagaactacagcaaaagtagccaaagtaaTCAAGCCATTTAATCTTATTGCCAAATTTCTAGCTAAATGtagaaaagcggtattatgaaaaggGTTTTCATTAATTATATTGAAATATGAATAACATAATTTTGAATCAGcaataaaatagaaataaagcaactttcttttttcctctcgcTTGGTCGTCAAGCCATAAGCAAATTGCAAATCAATGGACAAATTATAAGTTCCGTGATTTGCAGACAGAGTAAGATTGGGACATTCCAGCCAACCATTTAGCAGGAACATTAATCGCACAagcaggtcgtgcttgaagtcgcctACCGAATATGATTAGTAAGTATATTGCCAGTCCAGCTTCAAGTACTGATATCTGGTTAAAGATGACCAGTCAAGCTTCATTTGTtgcggatctctgtttttgtcaagttgACACGAGAGCACGCGCTGTGCAGCAGCATTAGAAACTGCCTCGTAGTGTCAGCATCGATGGCGCGCAGCGGAACAGCCtgctagccacgcgtttgccaacatgagCGCAACTATGCAAGTTTGATAGCTAAAAGGCGCACTTAATTTTCTTAGTTAATCTTCAGAACTTATTTTGCAATTTGGAAGTTCTGAAACTTCCCTATTTTTCCCTATTTCCCTGAAACTTTCctatttttaatttttgtttAAACTTATAAAACCACCGAAATCTTGGCCAGTCTCCCACAGTGGGTGTCAATCACATTGACTTGGCAAACAAGAACTTCGTCACTCCGTCTTGGCAGGCGCGCCGTGCGTTACGTAGAGGTGCCTTGATGAGCACTAGATTGCTGGCACagaaaaggtgtgtgtgtgtgtggggggggggggggggttacatgcgtGTGCATCATCTGACACGCCAGAAATGCTTGGAAACATAGGTTAGTCGTTAGGCTTGCTCGGTATTTAATGTGCAAATAACAAGAGAAATGGCTAGTAAATGCGCCAAAGTAGAAGTTCAaaatagccagaaagtagccgtggcgccaacctgaaatttttgtcgccagcaAAATAGCCAATTTAGCGCAATGTGGCCACCAGCGGCAACCCTGACGCACAGGAAAATTAAAATGCGGACTGCGCGGCCAAAACTGcgtcaccgcagggccaaggcgcCGTTTCATAGTGCAAAGGACCAATTGACAATATCGCTGCTgcgtaatgttgcccatgggcaataTTACGTCACTTCGCGTACAAGGTGGATTggacaggcgctggagaggggcgcGGGGATTGTCTTTAGAAATGGAGCGGCTGCGCAGCGCACAGCGCTGTGATATTcgcaaaatgtgatcgccgcggcctTCTGCACGGaatagcgagcttgtttgggaggttaaaaaaatgtcggagcctgtttactggcctaCCAGTCAAAAAGCTCGCCACCCAGCAGAACACCAACACTCTTTTAAGTGGAAAAGAAACGAATTTAACAGTATTTTCAGATGAAAACGCGTGATAACTCGGAAGCATGTGTCATTTGGCCGCGCGTAACGTAACATTTCCAGACATCACACCACTTCCCGGAAGAGCGAAAAGATCTCTGCGGTTGGTATCAGTGTGCATAACAAGAGCCAACGTTGCAAGAGCTAATCTCTAACCCTTTCCTGCTCGGCAGGAAGTGGCTGGGTCGGATCCGGCAGATCCGCAACTATAGACGGTCCGCACAATCGTGTCAATCTTGGAGTGGTATAGAGCCAGTGCCTACTCTTGCGGCGCGTCGCTGAAGCGGATTATTCACGAGCGATAACAGTTTCTCGAAAGCATTCACCTATTGATTGCTGTGAAAGATGTTTACCGTGCCGTTGCTGCTTTTGCTGCTGGTCGCGAAAGCCACTATCTGCTTCACGTCGCCGTCCCAGGTCGACGCGCGTGCTGCTGTGCGCGAGTACTCGGAGCAGAAGGACCCTTACGGACGCCTGAGGCTCGCCATAGCCACGGACAATGTGGTCGGGCTGGACGAAACGGAGTGTGACGTGTCCTATACGCCGCTGGTCGTGTACGTGGACGACAAAGGAAGAGAACCGTCGCTGTTGGATCCCGCCCTCTTCTCCGGACTCGTCGAAGGCGGTCGACTCTTGTACCTGGAGACGAGGTGGTGCTTCGAGTCTAGCCAACGGGGGTCGTCCGCCGAGAACGGCTCCCTGGGATGTTACTCGGATCCGAAAAACAATACCGTACTGATCCCGCTTGGCGGTAAAGTGCGCGGGTCCGTGTTTGCGAGATCGTGCGAAGTCGAAGATGATGAATTGATTAGTCGCATGTCACAAGTTTTCGATACCACCGACGCCATCGCGAAATGCCCCTGGCGAAAGTATCCAGTTGGTTCGGTGGCTATGGTGAAATGCGATGGATCTACTAAATCGGCGACAGTCACTTGTAACGATGATATGCAGTGGTGGGAAACGGATGGATGTGACGAAGAGCGGTTGCGCGCGGATACGCAACCGTCATATTGGCAATATGAGTCCGTTAAAGAAACGTCAATCGACTGGCTGAAACGGGTGCACATCGGTAAAGTTGTTAGCGCTACTATCGGGGGTGTAGGTCTTGCGTACGCCACGTACCGCGGTTGCCGGAGCAAGTGCCGGGACAAGAGTTTCTGTGGAGGACTCCATACCCATGCCTGCGCCCTGAACTGTCCACGCTAAGGTACAAATAGCCGAGTTCTCCCTTCGCTCACCGCATCCACCAAGCTGTTTCGACATGTAAGGAATACAAATTATCCTAGCTTTTCACCAGTGTTCAGGTGTGTTTGTGTGCATTACTCTTTTGCGTCCCGGAGTTCATTTGTGTTCCTCAAGGTGCATGCGCGTACAATGGTGGATATCGCGAAGGCGAAAAAAATTGTGACGGAGGCTTTGTAACCAATAGGGCTGCCCAACTGATTGGTGCGATGGACAGCCAAGTGATCGAAATCCGATGGTTCCCTGCACGTACGGGTTCTGTCGATTCACCTCGGAAGAATTTAAACGAGGTGGCTAACGCAGCTGCACGAGGACTTACTACGCGTGCACTACGCGACCAGGATCCCGATAATATGCGGGAGGAGAACAGGAACCGATTACCTACATACTATAATGAAGTGACGAACCATTACTGTGTGAACAGAAGAGAATTCGCAGTGTCACACGCTAAGCTCAATAGAGCTCAAGCGGTGACTCTGAGATTGTTACAGACAGGCACTTACCCGAATCCAAATTTTATTAGCAAAATATATCCAGAAGGAGAGTTACAAATCAAGTGCGAGAAGTGTAATGACATCATTACTCTGGATCATtgctttggcagtgtcctgtggctttcacagactgtgacaaAGAAAGATACTGGTGTCAAAGAGTCCTTCTcagtggagctctttcagatcaagtGCTGGTATGTTTGCGAGGTGTTTACTGTGTACAAACAAGGTCTTTCTGCTAACCCGCGCCTAGATTTAAAAGAAATCAACGCGTACGTTATGTACGTTTTTAGATGCAGCGAATTCTTTATTGTACACTGTCATGTTGAGCAACTCAGACGGTATTGTTTACATTGAGTTGAAGTAATTAACAATACTTTCTAGCTAATATTTATAGTAGCATAGCTTTAGGAGCAAGAATTTTCCATGAAGAAGGTGTACAACTTGTTGATAAATGTGGCAATATACCGTTATGGTATGTAATACGGTCTTGaattttctgggctgcagatgatGTGCGCGCAGTTTGGAAAAATTTACCAAGGGAGCAACCGCCTATGCTTAAGAAAATTAAAATCACTGGCCCGAATTCGCATGTTGCAAAATATGCGCGCTATAGACTGATTAGTTGCAAAATTGATTAGTGGAGTTTCAGTAAT
Above is a window of Rhipicephalus sanguineus isolate Rsan-2018 chromosome 3, BIME_Rsan_1.4, whole genome shotgun sequence DNA encoding:
- the LOC125757679 gene encoding uncharacterized protein LOC125757679; protein product: MFAVPLLLLLLVARPTICTTSVDARAAVREYSEQKDPYGRLRLAIATDNVVGLDETECDVSYTPLVVYVDDKGREPSLLDPALFSGLVEGGRLLYLETRWCFESSQRGSSAENGSLGCYSDPKNNTVLIPLGGKVRGSVFARSCEVEDDELISRMSQVFDTTDAIAKCPWRKYPVGSVAMVKCDGSTKSATVTCNDDMQWWETDGCDEERLRADTQPSYWQYESVKETSIDWLKRVHIGKVVSATIGGVGLAYATYRGCRSKCRDKSFCGGLHTHACALNCPR